A window from Synechococcus sp. RSCCF101 encodes these proteins:
- a CDS encoding carbohydrate ABC transporter permease translates to MARMRRHLPAALQLAFLLALALAVLVPLLWLVSTSLKGPDENIFTSPPALLPAQPSLAAYGRLFRDNPLTTYLVNSTVVSALAVLANLLFCSLAAYPLARMRFAGRGLVLALVVATILIPFQVVMIPLYLLMVQLGLRNTLLALIIPQAATAFGLYLMRQSFLGVPVELEEAARIDGCSKLGEWWNVMIPAARADLITLAMFVFIGTWSDFLWPLVILDDPALYTLPLGLQQLASSFSLDWRVVAAGSVISILPVLLLFLLLQRYILPSATSDAVKG, encoded by the coding sequence ATGGCCCGAATGCGCCGCCATCTGCCGGCGGCGCTGCAGCTGGCGTTTCTGCTGGCGCTGGCACTGGCGGTGCTGGTGCCCCTGCTCTGGCTGGTGAGCACCTCGCTGAAGGGGCCCGATGAAAACATCTTCACCTCACCGCCGGCGCTGCTGCCGGCCCAGCCGAGCCTGGCGGCCTACGGCCGTCTGTTCCGCGACAATCCCCTCACCACCTACCTGGTGAACAGCACGGTGGTGAGCGCCCTGGCGGTGCTGGCCAACCTGCTGTTCTGCTCCCTGGCGGCCTATCCCCTGGCGCGGATGCGCTTTGCCGGGCGGGGTCTGGTGCTGGCCCTGGTGGTGGCCACCATCCTGATTCCGTTCCAGGTGGTGATGATTCCGCTTTACCTGCTGATGGTGCAGCTGGGTCTGCGCAACACGCTGCTGGCCCTGATCATTCCCCAGGCGGCCACCGCCTTCGGGCTCTATCTGATGCGCCAGAGCTTTCTCGGGGTGCCGGTGGAGCTGGAGGAAGCGGCCCGCATCGATGGCTGCAGCAAGCTGGGCGAGTGGTGGAACGTGATGATCCCGGCTGCCCGCGCCGATCTGATCACCCTGGCGATGTTCGTGTTCATCGGCACCTGGAGTGATTTTCTCTGGCCGCTGGTGATCCTCGACGACCCGGCCCTCTACACCCTGCCGCTGGGGCTGCAGCAGCTCGCCAGCAGCTTCTCGCTCGACTGGCGTGTGGTGGCGGCCGGCTCGGTGATCTCGATCCTGCCGGTGCTGCTGCTGTTCCTGCTGCTTCAGCGCTACATCCTGCCCAGTGCCACCTCCGATGCGGTGAAGGGCTGA